From a single Hippoglossus stenolepis isolate QCI-W04-F060 chromosome 2, HSTE1.2, whole genome shotgun sequence genomic region:
- the aftpha gene encoding aftiphilin a isoform X2 — protein MEPDVIRMYSSSPPPMEDGAEEEEDEFGDFGTFSAVPNSISFTEFDTLTTFNQTQALTATSPPELINSRGAKGFGSSNGTRSSANERPKANGVPASHLGSCPSERTETRKVLFCSPDLSVSDTVGGELADCNGEGTAVLTNGFDVQGSPSSQNSVLSHIKGTSTEDTGNVLVSSPADDFADFAAFSDAEERLSQTTNNESNNPLGVSWVAEMSCHDQHCNSEQGTSSEDTIRDTNRTGPNMSGPESISAPTEALDRGSHTDADSQQRDVAFAQECSASEAVCTNEALSLNGLDVVDGDESKAAAGCNGNDLSPDTTADSEAGQSDEKGSWNETETETETSFGRPLSTDALEEYGDISTTGSVPSPPLQGEPSTPADHSQLAEDDEDFGDFGDADSFGGQGFADFEQLDVQQEQSTPHSSAPVQEVTNTNEDNGFGDFNSPNVLSSGNERQDEGEFEDFPVSDSFGNFSSAVEGADGEEDAGWSAFGEQEQPVEEEGESWAAFSSEQSVALPAESREEEEDIEEEWHESDAAAVGEETSSTDSQAASLSARLLKLFQSSFPQSTGAALVEDEVASLKILLEPPEDEQPGAEETRSTCNRWVHGGVWTQLQDINEALGLRYQWGGSHGNKVLLCCLGIDTRNILFTGQKKQPVIVPMYAASLGMLEPTKEPVKPVSAAEMITSIAQASPVAPEKSSCPSDSVQEALPPVQFDWSSSGLTNPLDASGGSSLLNLDFFGPVEDSGSNSSTSIPGVDPELYELTTAKLDAGSSGSRMADAFARLMSTMEKTSTSTRKPRKDENLSEEAAKVIAALPDLSFMQAKVLMFPATLTPLDSQAASD, from the exons ATGGAGCCAGATGTGATACGCATGTACTCCTCCTCACCGCCGCCGATGGAGGAtggtgcagaggaagaggaagatgagttCGGAGACTTCGGCACCTTCTCTGCTGTCCCAAACAGCATCAGCTTCACAGAGTTTGACACCCTTACCACTTTTAACCAGACCCAAGCTCTGACCGCCACCTCCCCGCCCGAGCTCATCAACAGCAGAGGCGCAAAAGGGTTCGGCTCCTCAAACGGCACCCGCAGCTCCGCGAATGAGCGCCCCAAAGCTAACGGCGTGCCAGCGAGCCACCTGGGCAGTTGTCCCTCAGAAAGAACTGAGACGAGGAAAGTCCTGTTCTGCTCCCCGGATTTGTCGGTGAGCGACACAGTTGGTGGCGAGCTCGCTGACTGCAACGGAGAAGGCACAGCGGTGCTAACAAACGGGTTTGACGTTCAGGGAAGCCCCTCTTCGCAGAATTCTGTCCTCTCTCATATAAAAGGAACGTCCACAGAGGACACAGGCAATGTCCTGGTCAGCAGCCCAGCTGACGATTTTGCAGACTTTGCAGCTTTTTCCGATGCTGAAGAACGCCTCAGTCAGACGACTAACAACGAGTCGAACAATCCCTTAGGGGTCAGCTGGGTGGCGGAGATGTCCTGCCACGACCAGCACTGTAACTCAGAGCAGGGTACAAGTTCAGAGGACACTATCAGGGACACAAACAGAACTGGACCCAACATGTCCGGCCCTGAATCCATATCTGCTCCAACGGAGGCCCTGGACCGGGGCTCTCACACAGACGCTGACTCTCAACAAAGGGATGTAGCCTTTGCACAGGAGTGCTCTGCCTCAGAAGCTGTTTGCACTAATGAAGCGCTCTCTCTGAACGGGCTGGACGTAGTTGACGGGGACGAATCCAAAGCCGCTGCGGGCTGCAATGGAAACGACCTCTCGCCTGACACAACTGCAGACAGCGAGGCGGGACAGTCGGACGAGAAGGGCTCTTGgaatgagacagagacagagaccgaGACGTCTTTTGGCCGGCCGCTGTCGACAGATGCTCTGGAGGAGTACGGGGACATCAGCACCACGGGCTCGGTGCCCTCCCCGCCCCTCCAGGGGGAGCCCTCCACACCCGCTGACCACAGCCAGCTGGCAGAGGATGACGAGGACTTCGGGGACTTCGGTGACGCTGACTCATTTGGCGGTCAGGGCTTTGCTGATTTTGAACAGTTGGACGTCCAGCAGGAGCAGAGCACGCCGCACAGCTCTGCTCCTGTACAGGAAGTTACAAACACAAATGAGGACAACGGCTTTGGCGACTTCAACTCCCCCAATGTCCTCAGCAGTGGAAATGAGCGGCAGGACGAAGGAGAGTTTGAAGACTTCCCTGTCAGTGACAGTTTCGGTAACTTCAGCTCGGCCGTTGAGGGCGCAGACGGCGAGGAGGATGCAGGGTGGAGCGCCTTCGGGGAGCAGGAGCAgccggtggaggaggagggggagtcgTGGGCAGCGTTCAGCTCGGAGCAGAGCGTCGCTCTCcctgcagagagcagagaggaggaagaggacataGAGGAGGAGTGGCATGaaagtgatgctgctgcagtcgGCGAGGAAACGAGCAGCACGGACAGTCAGGCG GCGTCGCTGTCCGCTCGTCTGCTGAAGCTGTTTCAGAGCAGCTTCCCTCAGAGCACCGGCGCCGCCCTGGTGGAGGACGAGGTGGCTTCACTGAAGATCCTGCTGGAGCCTCCGGAGGACGAACAGCCCGGAGCCGAGGAGACGAGGTCGACGTGCAACAG GTGGGTGCATGGCGGCGTGTGGACGCAGCTTCAGGACATCAACGAGGCGTTGGGCCTCAGGTACCAGTGGGGCGGCTCGCACGGTAACAAAGTCCTGCTCTGCTGCCTCGGCATCGACACCAGAAATATT CTGTTCACGGGTCAGAAGAAGCAGCCGGTCATCGTGCCCATGTACGCCGCCAGCCTG GGGATGCTGGAACCCACCAAAGAGCCTGTGAAGCCCGTCTCCGCAGCAGAGATGATCACGTCCATCGCTCAGGCGTCTCCTGTGGCTCCAGAGAAAAGCTCCTGTCCGTCAGACTCAGTGCAG GAGGCGCTGCCGCCCGTTCAGTTTGACTGGAGCAGCAGTGGCCTCACCAACCCTCTGGACG CGAGTGGAGGCTCATCTTTATTAAACCTGGATTTCTTTGGTCCTGTGGAGGATTCGGGCTCCAACAGCTCAACATCCATCCCAG GCGTCGACCCTGAACTTTACGAGCTGACGACGGCCAAGCTGGACGCCGGGAGCTCAGGCAGCCGCATGGCGGACGCCTTCGCCCGCCTCATGTCCACCATGGAGAAGACCAGCACCTCCACCAG GAAGCCGAGGAAAGATGAGAATCTGAGCGAGGAGGCAGCCAAAGTCATCGCCGCTCTGCCCGACCTCTCCTTCATGCAGGCCAAGGTGCTGATGTTTCCCGCCACGCTGACGCCGCTCGACTCGCAGGCCGCGTCGGACTGA
- the aftpha gene encoding aftiphilin a isoform X3 yields MEPDVIRMYSSSPPPMEDGAEEEEDEFGDFGTFSAVPNSISFTEFDTLTTFNQTQALTATSPPELINSRGAKGFGSSNGTRSSANERPKANGVPASHLGSCPSERTETRKVLFCSPDLSVSDTVGGELADCNGEGTAVLTNGFDVQGSPSSQNSVLSHIKGTSTEDTGNVLVSSPADDFADFAAFSDAEERLSQTTNNESNNPLGVSWVAEMSCHDQHCNSEQGTSSEDTIRDTNRTGPNMSGPESISAPTEALDRGSHTDADSQQRDVAFAQECSASEAVCTNEALSLNGLDVVDGDESKAAAGCNGNDLSPDTTADSEAGQSDEKGSWNETETETETSFGRPLSTDALEEYGDISTTGSVPSPPLQGEPSTPADHSQLAEDDEDFGDFGDADSFGGQGFADFEQLDVQQEQSTPHSSAPVQEVTNTNEDNGFGDFNSPNVLSSGNERQDEGEFEDFPVSDSFGNFSSAVEGADGEEDAGWSAFGEQEQPVEEEGESWAAFSSEQSVALPAESREEEEDIEEEWHESDAAAVGEETSSTDSQAASLSARLLKLFQSSFPQSTGAALVEDEVASLKILLEPPEDEQPGAEETRSTCNRWVHGGVWTQLQDINEALGLRYQWGGSHGNKVLLCCLGIDTRNILFTGQKKQPVIVPMYAASLGMLEPTKEPVKPVSAAEMITSIAQASPVAPEKSSCPSDSVQQEALPPVQFDWSSSGLTNPLDGVDPELYELTTAKLDAGSSGSRMADAFARLMSTMEKTSTSTRKPRKDENLSEEAAKVIAALPDLSFMQAKVLMFPATLTPLDSQAASD; encoded by the exons ATGGAGCCAGATGTGATACGCATGTACTCCTCCTCACCGCCGCCGATGGAGGAtggtgcagaggaagaggaagatgagttCGGAGACTTCGGCACCTTCTCTGCTGTCCCAAACAGCATCAGCTTCACAGAGTTTGACACCCTTACCACTTTTAACCAGACCCAAGCTCTGACCGCCACCTCCCCGCCCGAGCTCATCAACAGCAGAGGCGCAAAAGGGTTCGGCTCCTCAAACGGCACCCGCAGCTCCGCGAATGAGCGCCCCAAAGCTAACGGCGTGCCAGCGAGCCACCTGGGCAGTTGTCCCTCAGAAAGAACTGAGACGAGGAAAGTCCTGTTCTGCTCCCCGGATTTGTCGGTGAGCGACACAGTTGGTGGCGAGCTCGCTGACTGCAACGGAGAAGGCACAGCGGTGCTAACAAACGGGTTTGACGTTCAGGGAAGCCCCTCTTCGCAGAATTCTGTCCTCTCTCATATAAAAGGAACGTCCACAGAGGACACAGGCAATGTCCTGGTCAGCAGCCCAGCTGACGATTTTGCAGACTTTGCAGCTTTTTCCGATGCTGAAGAACGCCTCAGTCAGACGACTAACAACGAGTCGAACAATCCCTTAGGGGTCAGCTGGGTGGCGGAGATGTCCTGCCACGACCAGCACTGTAACTCAGAGCAGGGTACAAGTTCAGAGGACACTATCAGGGACACAAACAGAACTGGACCCAACATGTCCGGCCCTGAATCCATATCTGCTCCAACGGAGGCCCTGGACCGGGGCTCTCACACAGACGCTGACTCTCAACAAAGGGATGTAGCCTTTGCACAGGAGTGCTCTGCCTCAGAAGCTGTTTGCACTAATGAAGCGCTCTCTCTGAACGGGCTGGACGTAGTTGACGGGGACGAATCCAAAGCCGCTGCGGGCTGCAATGGAAACGACCTCTCGCCTGACACAACTGCAGACAGCGAGGCGGGACAGTCGGACGAGAAGGGCTCTTGgaatgagacagagacagagaccgaGACGTCTTTTGGCCGGCCGCTGTCGACAGATGCTCTGGAGGAGTACGGGGACATCAGCACCACGGGCTCGGTGCCCTCCCCGCCCCTCCAGGGGGAGCCCTCCACACCCGCTGACCACAGCCAGCTGGCAGAGGATGACGAGGACTTCGGGGACTTCGGTGACGCTGACTCATTTGGCGGTCAGGGCTTTGCTGATTTTGAACAGTTGGACGTCCAGCAGGAGCAGAGCACGCCGCACAGCTCTGCTCCTGTACAGGAAGTTACAAACACAAATGAGGACAACGGCTTTGGCGACTTCAACTCCCCCAATGTCCTCAGCAGTGGAAATGAGCGGCAGGACGAAGGAGAGTTTGAAGACTTCCCTGTCAGTGACAGTTTCGGTAACTTCAGCTCGGCCGTTGAGGGCGCAGACGGCGAGGAGGATGCAGGGTGGAGCGCCTTCGGGGAGCAGGAGCAgccggtggaggaggagggggagtcgTGGGCAGCGTTCAGCTCGGAGCAGAGCGTCGCTCTCcctgcagagagcagagaggaggaagaggacataGAGGAGGAGTGGCATGaaagtgatgctgctgcagtcgGCGAGGAAACGAGCAGCACGGACAGTCAGGCG GCGTCGCTGTCCGCTCGTCTGCTGAAGCTGTTTCAGAGCAGCTTCCCTCAGAGCACCGGCGCCGCCCTGGTGGAGGACGAGGTGGCTTCACTGAAGATCCTGCTGGAGCCTCCGGAGGACGAACAGCCCGGAGCCGAGGAGACGAGGTCGACGTGCAACAG GTGGGTGCATGGCGGCGTGTGGACGCAGCTTCAGGACATCAACGAGGCGTTGGGCCTCAGGTACCAGTGGGGCGGCTCGCACGGTAACAAAGTCCTGCTCTGCTGCCTCGGCATCGACACCAGAAATATT CTGTTCACGGGTCAGAAGAAGCAGCCGGTCATCGTGCCCATGTACGCCGCCAGCCTG GGGATGCTGGAACCCACCAAAGAGCCTGTGAAGCCCGTCTCCGCAGCAGAGATGATCACGTCCATCGCTCAGGCGTCTCCTGTGGCTCCAGAGAAAAGCTCCTGTCCGTCAGACTCAGTGCAG cagGAGGCGCTGCCGCCCGTTCAGTTTGACTGGAGCAGCAGTGGCCTCACCAACCCTCTGGACG GCGTCGACCCTGAACTTTACGAGCTGACGACGGCCAAGCTGGACGCCGGGAGCTCAGGCAGCCGCATGGCGGACGCCTTCGCCCGCCTCATGTCCACCATGGAGAAGACCAGCACCTCCACCAG GAAGCCGAGGAAAGATGAGAATCTGAGCGAGGAGGCAGCCAAAGTCATCGCCGCTCTGCCCGACCTCTCCTTCATGCAGGCCAAGGTGCTGATGTTTCCCGCCACGCTGACGCCGCTCGACTCGCAGGCCGCGTCGGACTGA
- the aftpha gene encoding aftiphilin a isoform X4: MEPDVIRMYSSSPPPMEDGAEEEEDEFGDFGTFSAVPNSISFTEFDTLTTFNQTQALTATSPPELINSRGAKGFGSSNGTRSSANERPKANGVPASHLGSCPSERTETRKVLFCSPDLSVSDTVGGELADCNGEGTAVLTNGFDVQGSPSSQNSVLSHIKGTSTEDTGNVLVSSPADDFADFAAFSDAEERLSQTTNNESNNPLGVSWVAEMSCHDQHCNSEQGTSSEDTIRDTNRTGPNMSGPESISAPTEALDRGSHTDADSQQRDVAFAQECSASEAVCTNEALSLNGLDVVDGDESKAAAGCNGNDLSPDTTADSEAGQSDEKGSWNETETETETSFGRPLSTDALEEYGDISTTGSVPSPPLQGEPSTPADHSQLAEDDEDFGDFGDADSFGGQGFADFEQLDVQQEQSTPHSSAPVQEVTNTNEDNGFGDFNSPNVLSSGNERQDEGEFEDFPVSDSFGNFSSAVEGADGEEDAGWSAFGEQEQPVEEEGESWAAFSSEQSVALPAESREEEEDIEEEWHESDAAAVGEETSSTDSQAASLSARLLKLFQSSFPQSTGAALVEDEVASLKILLEPPEDEQPGAEETRSTCNRWVHGGVWTQLQDINEALGLRYQWGGSHGNKVLLCCLGIDTRNILFTGQKKQPVIVPMYAASLGMLEPTKEPVKPVSAAEMITSIAQASPVAPEKSSCPSDSVQEALPPVQFDWSSSGLTNPLDGVDPELYELTTAKLDAGSSGSRMADAFARLMSTMEKTSTSTRKPRKDENLSEEAAKVIAALPDLSFMQAKVLMFPATLTPLDSQAASD; encoded by the exons ATGGAGCCAGATGTGATACGCATGTACTCCTCCTCACCGCCGCCGATGGAGGAtggtgcagaggaagaggaagatgagttCGGAGACTTCGGCACCTTCTCTGCTGTCCCAAACAGCATCAGCTTCACAGAGTTTGACACCCTTACCACTTTTAACCAGACCCAAGCTCTGACCGCCACCTCCCCGCCCGAGCTCATCAACAGCAGAGGCGCAAAAGGGTTCGGCTCCTCAAACGGCACCCGCAGCTCCGCGAATGAGCGCCCCAAAGCTAACGGCGTGCCAGCGAGCCACCTGGGCAGTTGTCCCTCAGAAAGAACTGAGACGAGGAAAGTCCTGTTCTGCTCCCCGGATTTGTCGGTGAGCGACACAGTTGGTGGCGAGCTCGCTGACTGCAACGGAGAAGGCACAGCGGTGCTAACAAACGGGTTTGACGTTCAGGGAAGCCCCTCTTCGCAGAATTCTGTCCTCTCTCATATAAAAGGAACGTCCACAGAGGACACAGGCAATGTCCTGGTCAGCAGCCCAGCTGACGATTTTGCAGACTTTGCAGCTTTTTCCGATGCTGAAGAACGCCTCAGTCAGACGACTAACAACGAGTCGAACAATCCCTTAGGGGTCAGCTGGGTGGCGGAGATGTCCTGCCACGACCAGCACTGTAACTCAGAGCAGGGTACAAGTTCAGAGGACACTATCAGGGACACAAACAGAACTGGACCCAACATGTCCGGCCCTGAATCCATATCTGCTCCAACGGAGGCCCTGGACCGGGGCTCTCACACAGACGCTGACTCTCAACAAAGGGATGTAGCCTTTGCACAGGAGTGCTCTGCCTCAGAAGCTGTTTGCACTAATGAAGCGCTCTCTCTGAACGGGCTGGACGTAGTTGACGGGGACGAATCCAAAGCCGCTGCGGGCTGCAATGGAAACGACCTCTCGCCTGACACAACTGCAGACAGCGAGGCGGGACAGTCGGACGAGAAGGGCTCTTGgaatgagacagagacagagaccgaGACGTCTTTTGGCCGGCCGCTGTCGACAGATGCTCTGGAGGAGTACGGGGACATCAGCACCACGGGCTCGGTGCCCTCCCCGCCCCTCCAGGGGGAGCCCTCCACACCCGCTGACCACAGCCAGCTGGCAGAGGATGACGAGGACTTCGGGGACTTCGGTGACGCTGACTCATTTGGCGGTCAGGGCTTTGCTGATTTTGAACAGTTGGACGTCCAGCAGGAGCAGAGCACGCCGCACAGCTCTGCTCCTGTACAGGAAGTTACAAACACAAATGAGGACAACGGCTTTGGCGACTTCAACTCCCCCAATGTCCTCAGCAGTGGAAATGAGCGGCAGGACGAAGGAGAGTTTGAAGACTTCCCTGTCAGTGACAGTTTCGGTAACTTCAGCTCGGCCGTTGAGGGCGCAGACGGCGAGGAGGATGCAGGGTGGAGCGCCTTCGGGGAGCAGGAGCAgccggtggaggaggagggggagtcgTGGGCAGCGTTCAGCTCGGAGCAGAGCGTCGCTCTCcctgcagagagcagagaggaggaagaggacataGAGGAGGAGTGGCATGaaagtgatgctgctgcagtcgGCGAGGAAACGAGCAGCACGGACAGTCAGGCG GCGTCGCTGTCCGCTCGTCTGCTGAAGCTGTTTCAGAGCAGCTTCCCTCAGAGCACCGGCGCCGCCCTGGTGGAGGACGAGGTGGCTTCACTGAAGATCCTGCTGGAGCCTCCGGAGGACGAACAGCCCGGAGCCGAGGAGACGAGGTCGACGTGCAACAG GTGGGTGCATGGCGGCGTGTGGACGCAGCTTCAGGACATCAACGAGGCGTTGGGCCTCAGGTACCAGTGGGGCGGCTCGCACGGTAACAAAGTCCTGCTCTGCTGCCTCGGCATCGACACCAGAAATATT CTGTTCACGGGTCAGAAGAAGCAGCCGGTCATCGTGCCCATGTACGCCGCCAGCCTG GGGATGCTGGAACCCACCAAAGAGCCTGTGAAGCCCGTCTCCGCAGCAGAGATGATCACGTCCATCGCTCAGGCGTCTCCTGTGGCTCCAGAGAAAAGCTCCTGTCCGTCAGACTCAGTGCAG GAGGCGCTGCCGCCCGTTCAGTTTGACTGGAGCAGCAGTGGCCTCACCAACCCTCTGGACG GCGTCGACCCTGAACTTTACGAGCTGACGACGGCCAAGCTGGACGCCGGGAGCTCAGGCAGCCGCATGGCGGACGCCTTCGCCCGCCTCATGTCCACCATGGAGAAGACCAGCACCTCCACCAG GAAGCCGAGGAAAGATGAGAATCTGAGCGAGGAGGCAGCCAAAGTCATCGCCGCTCTGCCCGACCTCTCCTTCATGCAGGCCAAGGTGCTGATGTTTCCCGCCACGCTGACGCCGCTCGACTCGCAGGCCGCGTCGGACTGA
- the aftpha gene encoding aftiphilin a isoform X1: MEPDVIRMYSSSPPPMEDGAEEEEDEFGDFGTFSAVPNSISFTEFDTLTTFNQTQALTATSPPELINSRGAKGFGSSNGTRSSANERPKANGVPASHLGSCPSERTETRKVLFCSPDLSVSDTVGGELADCNGEGTAVLTNGFDVQGSPSSQNSVLSHIKGTSTEDTGNVLVSSPADDFADFAAFSDAEERLSQTTNNESNNPLGVSWVAEMSCHDQHCNSEQGTSSEDTIRDTNRTGPNMSGPESISAPTEALDRGSHTDADSQQRDVAFAQECSASEAVCTNEALSLNGLDVVDGDESKAAAGCNGNDLSPDTTADSEAGQSDEKGSWNETETETETSFGRPLSTDALEEYGDISTTGSVPSPPLQGEPSTPADHSQLAEDDEDFGDFGDADSFGGQGFADFEQLDVQQEQSTPHSSAPVQEVTNTNEDNGFGDFNSPNVLSSGNERQDEGEFEDFPVSDSFGNFSSAVEGADGEEDAGWSAFGEQEQPVEEEGESWAAFSSEQSVALPAESREEEEDIEEEWHESDAAAVGEETSSTDSQAASLSARLLKLFQSSFPQSTGAALVEDEVASLKILLEPPEDEQPGAEETRSTCNRWVHGGVWTQLQDINEALGLRYQWGGSHGNKVLLCCLGIDTRNILFTGQKKQPVIVPMYAASLGMLEPTKEPVKPVSAAEMITSIAQASPVAPEKSSCPSDSVQQEALPPVQFDWSSSGLTNPLDASGGSSLLNLDFFGPVEDSGSNSSTSIPGVDPELYELTTAKLDAGSSGSRMADAFARLMSTMEKTSTSTRKPRKDENLSEEAAKVIAALPDLSFMQAKVLMFPATLTPLDSQAASD; the protein is encoded by the exons ATGGAGCCAGATGTGATACGCATGTACTCCTCCTCACCGCCGCCGATGGAGGAtggtgcagaggaagaggaagatgagttCGGAGACTTCGGCACCTTCTCTGCTGTCCCAAACAGCATCAGCTTCACAGAGTTTGACACCCTTACCACTTTTAACCAGACCCAAGCTCTGACCGCCACCTCCCCGCCCGAGCTCATCAACAGCAGAGGCGCAAAAGGGTTCGGCTCCTCAAACGGCACCCGCAGCTCCGCGAATGAGCGCCCCAAAGCTAACGGCGTGCCAGCGAGCCACCTGGGCAGTTGTCCCTCAGAAAGAACTGAGACGAGGAAAGTCCTGTTCTGCTCCCCGGATTTGTCGGTGAGCGACACAGTTGGTGGCGAGCTCGCTGACTGCAACGGAGAAGGCACAGCGGTGCTAACAAACGGGTTTGACGTTCAGGGAAGCCCCTCTTCGCAGAATTCTGTCCTCTCTCATATAAAAGGAACGTCCACAGAGGACACAGGCAATGTCCTGGTCAGCAGCCCAGCTGACGATTTTGCAGACTTTGCAGCTTTTTCCGATGCTGAAGAACGCCTCAGTCAGACGACTAACAACGAGTCGAACAATCCCTTAGGGGTCAGCTGGGTGGCGGAGATGTCCTGCCACGACCAGCACTGTAACTCAGAGCAGGGTACAAGTTCAGAGGACACTATCAGGGACACAAACAGAACTGGACCCAACATGTCCGGCCCTGAATCCATATCTGCTCCAACGGAGGCCCTGGACCGGGGCTCTCACACAGACGCTGACTCTCAACAAAGGGATGTAGCCTTTGCACAGGAGTGCTCTGCCTCAGAAGCTGTTTGCACTAATGAAGCGCTCTCTCTGAACGGGCTGGACGTAGTTGACGGGGACGAATCCAAAGCCGCTGCGGGCTGCAATGGAAACGACCTCTCGCCTGACACAACTGCAGACAGCGAGGCGGGACAGTCGGACGAGAAGGGCTCTTGgaatgagacagagacagagaccgaGACGTCTTTTGGCCGGCCGCTGTCGACAGATGCTCTGGAGGAGTACGGGGACATCAGCACCACGGGCTCGGTGCCCTCCCCGCCCCTCCAGGGGGAGCCCTCCACACCCGCTGACCACAGCCAGCTGGCAGAGGATGACGAGGACTTCGGGGACTTCGGTGACGCTGACTCATTTGGCGGTCAGGGCTTTGCTGATTTTGAACAGTTGGACGTCCAGCAGGAGCAGAGCACGCCGCACAGCTCTGCTCCTGTACAGGAAGTTACAAACACAAATGAGGACAACGGCTTTGGCGACTTCAACTCCCCCAATGTCCTCAGCAGTGGAAATGAGCGGCAGGACGAAGGAGAGTTTGAAGACTTCCCTGTCAGTGACAGTTTCGGTAACTTCAGCTCGGCCGTTGAGGGCGCAGACGGCGAGGAGGATGCAGGGTGGAGCGCCTTCGGGGAGCAGGAGCAgccggtggaggaggagggggagtcgTGGGCAGCGTTCAGCTCGGAGCAGAGCGTCGCTCTCcctgcagagagcagagaggaggaagaggacataGAGGAGGAGTGGCATGaaagtgatgctgctgcagtcgGCGAGGAAACGAGCAGCACGGACAGTCAGGCG GCGTCGCTGTCCGCTCGTCTGCTGAAGCTGTTTCAGAGCAGCTTCCCTCAGAGCACCGGCGCCGCCCTGGTGGAGGACGAGGTGGCTTCACTGAAGATCCTGCTGGAGCCTCCGGAGGACGAACAGCCCGGAGCCGAGGAGACGAGGTCGACGTGCAACAG GTGGGTGCATGGCGGCGTGTGGACGCAGCTTCAGGACATCAACGAGGCGTTGGGCCTCAGGTACCAGTGGGGCGGCTCGCACGGTAACAAAGTCCTGCTCTGCTGCCTCGGCATCGACACCAGAAATATT CTGTTCACGGGTCAGAAGAAGCAGCCGGTCATCGTGCCCATGTACGCCGCCAGCCTG GGGATGCTGGAACCCACCAAAGAGCCTGTGAAGCCCGTCTCCGCAGCAGAGATGATCACGTCCATCGCTCAGGCGTCTCCTGTGGCTCCAGAGAAAAGCTCCTGTCCGTCAGACTCAGTGCAG cagGAGGCGCTGCCGCCCGTTCAGTTTGACTGGAGCAGCAGTGGCCTCACCAACCCTCTGGACG CGAGTGGAGGCTCATCTTTATTAAACCTGGATTTCTTTGGTCCTGTGGAGGATTCGGGCTCCAACAGCTCAACATCCATCCCAG GCGTCGACCCTGAACTTTACGAGCTGACGACGGCCAAGCTGGACGCCGGGAGCTCAGGCAGCCGCATGGCGGACGCCTTCGCCCGCCTCATGTCCACCATGGAGAAGACCAGCACCTCCACCAG GAAGCCGAGGAAAGATGAGAATCTGAGCGAGGAGGCAGCCAAAGTCATCGCCGCTCTGCCCGACCTCTCCTTCATGCAGGCCAAGGTGCTGATGTTTCCCGCCACGCTGACGCCGCTCGACTCGCAGGCCGCGTCGGACTGA